In Nicotiana tabacum cultivar K326 chromosome 11, ASM71507v2, whole genome shotgun sequence, a single window of DNA contains:
- the LOC107763659 gene encoding large ribosomal subunit protein uL29: MARIKVHELRNKTKSELLAQLKDLKAELALLRVAKVTGGAPNKLSKIKVVRLSIAQVLTVISQKQKTALREAYKNKKYLPLDLRPKKTRAIRKRLTKHQASLKTEREKKKEMYFPIRKYAIKV, translated from the coding sequence ATGGCAAGAATCAAGGTTCATGAGCTGAGGAACAAGACGAAGTCTGAGCTACTGGCTCAGTTGAAGGATCTGAAGGCCGAGCTTGCCCTACTTCGTGTCGCTAAGGTCACCGGTGGTGCTCCTAACAAGCTCTCCAAAATCAAGGTGGTAAGGTTGTCGATCGCACAGGTTCTGACTGTAATTTCGCAGAAGCAAAAAACTGCTCTTCGGGAAGCTTACAAGAACAAGAAATACCTGCCTCTTGACCTGCGCCCTAAGAAAACTAGGGCCATCCGCAAACGTTTGACCAAGCACCAGGCGTCATTGAAGACggagagagagaagaagaaggagatgtACTTCCCCATCCGAAAGTATGCCATCAAGGTGTAG
- the LOC107763824 gene encoding large ribosomal subunit protein uL23-like: MAPAKAVSTKKADPKAQAAKVAKAVKSGSTFKKKSNKIRMKVTFHRPKTLKKERNPKYPRISATPRNKLDHYGILKYPLTTESAMKKIEDNNTLVFIVDLKADKKKIKDAVKKMYDIQTKKVNTLVRPDGTKKAFVRLTPDYDALDVANKIGII, encoded by the exons ATGGCACCCGCCAAAG CTGTTAGCACAAAAAAGGCAGACCCCAAAGCTCAGGCAGCAAAGGTCGCCAAGGCTGTGAAATCAGGATCAACCTTCAAGAAGAAGTCAAACAAGATCAGAATGAAGGTTACCTTTCACAGGCCTAAGAcattgaagaaggagaggaaCCCAAAATATCCCCGTATCAGTGCAACTCCAAGGAACAAGTTGGATCATTACGGAATCCTCAAGTATCCTTTAACCACTGAGTCTGCAATGAAGAAGATTGAGGATAATAACACCTTGGTTTTCATTGTTGATCTCAAAGCTGACAAGAAGAAGATTAAGGATGCCGTCAAGAAGATGTATGATATTCAGACCAAGAAAGTGAACACTTTGGTCAG GCCTGATGGAACCAAGAAGGCGTTTGTTCGATTGACACCAGACTATGATGCATTGGATGTGGCAAACAAGATCGGAATCATCTAA
- the LOC107763660 gene encoding receptor-like protein kinase THESEUS 1, with amino-acid sequence MVSLKRLFFASIVCFISFSSLVCASFTPIDCFLISCGSSKSIQVEDGRVFEPDFGDSDVGLSTNSLITVSNSENGLSELHNSARVFTKSSVYTISTKEIGRHWLRLHFYPVKNNQHNLKSAVFSIVANGITLLHEFSFSKLGKIDPLLKEYVVEIGGSSFENLVLTLTPASGSIAFINGIEVVSIPEGQFDFSVIPIPMGPGFVIPSSVTLETAYRVNMGGPKLTPRNDTLWRIWNSDHSFLVHPSSARNVTKDPKTVKYPAGESVDIAPNWVYATAQEMADAKVMDQKFNITWAFQVEHGFTYFIRMHFCDIVSASLNNLIFDVYINNQTAVESLDISTKTMALSAAYFADFVVNMTMESDKIFVQVGPSNLRTTQANAILNGLEIMKMSNPSNSLDGEFVIYSSDSKRSNTKRHVMVAIFATVGGLAGLLLIAASCFLCFVCFRKPKVLAKQKSLSWLSFPHQVGISETKISAGSFASTTPSRTLGRVFAFSEIREATKDFDESLVIGVGGFGKVYKGVLENEVMVAVKRGNSKSQQGLVEFRTEIEMLSKLRHRHLVSLIGYCEELNEMILVYEFMAGGPLRKHLYGSDIPHLSWKQRLEVCIGAAKGLHYLHTGAAECIIHRDVKTTNILLDENLTAKVADFGLSKFGPALDQTHVSTAVKGSFGYLDPEYYRRQQLTEKSDVYSFGVVLMEVLCARSAINPSLPREQVNIAEWAMHWQKKGQLEQIIDPYLVRKVSIDSLRKYGETAEKCLAEYGCERPSMGDVLWNLEYALHLQEAATQSLEDENSHNIPDIPYSIPRVESGPADEIDIVSHGESDVTTSSGVFSQLMNPKGR; translated from the coding sequence ATGGTTTCTTTGAAAAGGTTGTTTTTTGCTAGCATTGTGTGTTTTATCAGTTTTTCATCATTGGTATGTGCTTCTTTTACTCCAATAGACTGTTTCTTGATTAGTTGTGGGAGTAGTAAATCTATACAAGTTGAAGATGGTAGGGTTTTTGAACCTGATTTTGGGGATTCTGATGTGGGGTTGAGTACCAATTCACTTATTACAGTATCAAATAGTGAAAATGGTTTATCTGAACTTCATAATTCTGCTAGAGTATTTACCAAAAGTTCAGTATATACCATTAGTACAAAGGAAATTGGTAGACATTGGTTAAGGTTGCATTTTTACCCTGTCAAGAATAATCAGCATAACCTAAAATCAGCTGTTTTTTCTATTGTGGCAAATGGTATTACACTGCTTCATGAGTTTTccttttcaaaattggggaaaattgatCCTCTCTTGAAGGAATACGTAGTCGAAATAGGTGGATCGAGTTTTGAGAATTTAGTACTTACATTGACTCCAGCTAGTGGCTCGATTGCATTTATCAATGGGATAGAAGTGGTTTCTATACCTGAGGGACAATTTGATTTTAGTGTTATCCCAATTCCAATGGGTCCCGGGTTTGTTATTCCGTCCTCGGTTACCTTAGAAACAGCTTATAGAGTGAATATGGGAGGTCCAAAGTTGACACCAAGAAATGACACTTTGTGGAGGATATGGAATTCAGATCATTCATTTCTTGTCCATCCTTCTTCTGCCCGCAACGTGACTAAGGATCCGAAAACAGTCAAGTATCCAGCGGGTGAGTCGGTTGATATTGCACCGAATTGGGTTTATGCTACTGCTCAAGAAATGGCAGATGCCAAAGTAATGGATCAGAAGTTTAATATTACATGGGCATTTCAAGTTGAACATGGATTCACTTACTTCATTAGGATGCATTTCTGTGACATTGTTAGTGCTTCTCTTAACAATTTGATCTTCGATGTCTACATCAATAACCAAACGGCTGTGGAGTCATTGGATATCTCTACCAAGACAATGGCATTGTCGGCTGCTTACTTTGCGGATTTTGTAGTAAATATGACTATGGAATCGGACAAAATTTTCGTTCAAGTTGGTCCTTCTAATTTAAGGACTACTCAAGCCAATGCAATTCTAAACGGTTTGGAGATAATGAAAATGAGCAATCCTAGTAATAGCCTCGACGGAGAATTTGTCATATATTCTAGTGATTCCAAAAGATCGAATACTAAGAGACATGTCATGGTAGCAATTTTCGCTACGGTAGGAGGGTTAGCAGGATTATTGCTCATCGCAGCGTCCTGTTTTCTCTGTTTTGTTTGTTTCCGCAAGCCAAAGGTATTGGCGAAACAAAAATCTTTGTCATGGCTATCTTTTCCACACCAAGTTGGAATTTCAGAAACCAAAATATCAGCAGGTAGTTTTGCTTCAACGACACCTTCACGGACCTTGGGCCGCGTCTTCGCCTTCTCTGAGATTCGTGAAGCTACCAAGGACTTCGACGAGAGCTTGGTCATTGGCGTTGGTGGCTTTGGCAAAGTTTACAAAGGGGTGCTAGAAAATGAGGTTATGGTTGCTGTAAAGAGGGGAAACAGTAAATCTCAACAAGGACTTGTGGAGTTCAGGACAGAGATCGAGATGTTATCTAAGCTTCGCCACAGACACCTAGTTTCTCTAATTGGCTATTGTGAGGAGCTCAATGAGATGATCCTCGTATACGAATTCATGGCAGGTGGACCTCTTAGAAAACATTTGTACGGATCAGATATTCCTCATCTATCATGGAAACAAAGACTAGAAGTATGCATTGGAGCGGCAAAAGGATTGCATTATCTTCACACGGGGGCAGCCGAGTGCATCATCCACCGCGATGTAAAGACTACCAACATCTTGTTAGACGAAAACCTCACCGCAAAAGTGGCTGATTTTGGTCTATCAAAATTTGGTCCTGCATTGGATCAAACTCATGTGAGTACTGCTGTGAAAGGAAGTTTTGGTTACCTCGATCCAGAGTATTATCGTCGACAGCAACTCACAGAGAAGTCTGATGTCTATTCTTTTGGAGTAGTACTTATGGAGGTTCTATGTGCTCGGTCAGCAATCAATCCATCTCTTCCAAGAGAACAAGTAAACATTGCCGAATGGGCAATGCATTGGCAAAAAAAGGGCCAATTAGAGCAGATAATCGATCCTTATCTTGTCAGAAAAGTGAGCATTGATTCGCTTAGAAAATATGGTGAAACTGCTGAGAAGTGTTTGGCTGAGTACGGTTGTGAGAGGCCATCGATGGGAGATGTTCTTTGGAATCTTGAATATGCTCTTCACTTGCAAGAGGCTGCTACACAATCATTAGAGGACGAGAACAGCCATAACATACCGGATATACCTTACTCAATTCCACGTGTTGAGTCGGGACCAGCTGACGAAATTGACATTGTTAGCCATGGAGAATCTGATGTAACAACTTCATCTGGAGTGTTTTCTCAGCTAATGAATCCAAAGGGAAGATAA